The Pirellulimonas nuda genome includes a region encoding these proteins:
- a CDS encoding S49 family peptidase gives MLDRNVRPVNAYVLAGSRWQARKVAVIDVDGLLVNGNLTGPQSMGENPVSLFREKLDAADADPCVVAVVLRINSPGGSVAATDMMRHDLVEFRRRTGRPVVACLMDVGAGGAYYLASAADAVYAGPSTVTGGLGVILNLYDLEKVDVDEEDNSGQLALELPPVAQRAIRSGEMVDMGSPLRGLESQEQKVLEGIASEYHHLLRSTIVESRPQIVEQLPGGRPRNPQETNATAFAGTVFDGRVFTTEQAIEQGLVDHVGYLDEAIAAAKQLGGVSEAKTVMYRRSNDRALTSYDITQNTPGTGASPLSIPGSQRAELPLFLYLWQPEPLYEKNGGP, from the coding sequence GTGCTCGATCGCAACGTCAGGCCCGTGAATGCTTACGTGCTCGCCGGCAGCCGATGGCAGGCTCGCAAGGTGGCGGTAATCGACGTCGATGGCCTGCTGGTCAACGGGAACCTGACCGGGCCGCAATCCATGGGCGAGAACCCCGTCTCGCTGTTCCGTGAGAAGCTCGATGCGGCGGACGCAGATCCCTGCGTTGTGGCGGTCGTTCTACGGATCAACAGCCCCGGCGGATCCGTGGCGGCGACCGATATGATGCGGCACGACCTCGTTGAGTTTCGACGCCGCACTGGCCGCCCGGTGGTCGCGTGCTTGATGGACGTCGGCGCCGGAGGCGCCTACTACTTGGCCTCGGCGGCCGACGCGGTCTATGCGGGGCCTTCAACGGTTACCGGCGGATTGGGCGTCATTTTGAACCTGTACGACCTAGAGAAGGTCGACGTAGACGAAGAAGACAACAGTGGTCAGCTAGCGTTAGAGCTTCCACCGGTTGCTCAGCGGGCCATCCGCAGCGGTGAGATGGTGGATATGGGCAGCCCGTTGCGTGGCCTTGAGTCTCAAGAGCAGAAGGTTCTAGAAGGCATTGCATCCGAGTACCACCACCTGCTGCGAAGCACGATCGTTGAGTCTCGTCCCCAAATCGTCGAACAACTGCCGGGAGGTCGTCCGCGCAACCCCCAGGAAACCAACGCGACCGCGTTTGCCGGCACCGTGTTCGACGGGCGCGTGTTCACAACCGAGCAAGCAATCGAGCAGGGCCTGGTCGATCACGTAGGCTACCTGGACGAGGCGATTGCAGCGGCCAAGCAGTTGGGCGGCGTGTCTGAGGCGAAAACCGTGATGTACCGGCGCAGCAACGACCGCGCACTTACTTCTTACGACATCACGCAGAACACGCCCGGCACGGGGGCATCGCCGCTGAGCATTCCGGGGTCGCAACGCGCCGAACTCCCGCTATTTTTGTACCTGTGGCAGCCGGAGCCGCTGTACGAAAAGAACGGCGGCCCGTGA
- a CDS encoding glycosyltransferase family protein gives MRTLIFEPEYLGHHYAHVGMLADAVRGLGCEVTLATSAAGARSEEWQTHLARRGSLRRIVLDGPAHHEAGVQRRRHVAEVGGMLSQAIAQSRAQHVYVTDGTSLASYAPAGAGWQRLLGAAGVEAETLVIGGAYFYPCLDRRSRWRANFRRWQRFRKLSHEPWRTVFSFDPQAAAFGAASYGPLARKSRPLPDPVEHQPLVPLQQARGRLGVPLAGRRLGVLGQLRHNKGVAPLLRAFREHPELFAPGDGLLLAGRCEPSIRTLIESEYADLVRSGRVVLLDRMLSSDEFAAAFSASDAVSALYSGHPYSSSVVTRAVAAGKPVVCADYGWCGAVVRRFGLGEACVAAGCEPAGSPQQLAACVRRALDRSAGHRPNEGARGFVRYNSAENFTAHWTARLRERMGLPPSAALIDWGSVGADSDPAGMRTAA, from the coding sequence GTGCGCACGCTGATCTTCGAGCCCGAGTACTTGGGCCACCACTACGCCCACGTCGGCATGCTCGCCGACGCGGTGCGCGGGCTTGGCTGTGAGGTGACGCTCGCTACCTCCGCGGCGGGCGCCCGTTCCGAGGAATGGCAGACGCACCTCGCGAGACGCGGCTCGTTGCGACGGATTGTGCTCGACGGTCCCGCGCACCACGAGGCCGGGGTCCAGCGCCGTCGGCACGTGGCGGAGGTGGGCGGGATGCTTAGTCAGGCGATCGCCCAGTCGCGCGCCCAGCACGTTTACGTGACCGACGGCACCAGCCTGGCCAGCTATGCGCCCGCCGGCGCCGGCTGGCAACGGCTGCTCGGCGCCGCTGGGGTGGAAGCAGAGACGCTAGTCATCGGCGGCGCTTATTTCTACCCGTGCCTCGACCGCCGGTCGCGGTGGCGCGCCAACTTTCGTCGCTGGCAGCGCTTCCGCAAGCTCTCCCACGAGCCGTGGCGTACGGTCTTCAGCTTCGACCCACAGGCGGCCGCGTTCGGCGCGGCCAGCTACGGGCCGCTGGCCCGCAAGAGCCGCCCGCTGCCCGACCCCGTCGAACACCAGCCGCTGGTCCCGCTGCAACAGGCCCGGGGGCGGCTCGGTGTGCCGCTGGCAGGGAGGCGCCTGGGGGTCCTGGGGCAACTCCGCCACAACAAGGGGGTGGCGCCCCTGCTGCGCGCCTTTCGGGAGCACCCCGAACTGTTCGCGCCCGGCGATGGGCTGCTGCTGGCGGGCCGCTGCGAGCCAAGCATCCGCACGCTCATCGAAAGCGAGTACGCCGACCTGGTCCGCTCGGGCCGGGTGGTGTTGCTCGATCGGATGCTCTCGTCGGACGAGTTCGCCGCCGCGTTCTCGGCGAGCGACGCGGTTTCCGCGTTGTACTCCGGGCACCCTTATTCCTCCAGCGTCGTCACGCGCGCCGTCGCCGCCGGCAAGCCGGTGGTGTGCGCCGACTACGGCTGGTGCGGCGCGGTGGTGCGGCGGTTCGGGCTTGGGGAAGCCTGCGTGGCGGCCGGCTGCGAGCCGGCGGGGTCGCCCCAGCAGCTCGCGGCGTGCGTCCGGCGGGCGCTGGATCGCTCCGCGGGGCATCGCCCGAACGAGGGCGCCCGAGGGTTTGTCCGGTACAACTCGGCAGAAAACTTCACCGCCCACTGGACCGCCCGGCTCCGCGAGCGGATGGGCCTGCCCCCCTCTGCGGCGCTGATCGACTGGGGCTCGGTGGGCGCCGATTCCGACCCGGCCGGCATGCGGACAGCCGCCTAG
- a CDS encoding fimbrial protein yields MRNSTVRALLALPALALYASSCLAQGGAGWDFQPRPLTRIPSGVVVGGDTVQGWSNPILFVRGQLTSGDLSVVNSTVTRYAELFNLILLANVVQQGDDGYVLEKAAIGFSTSIGGRNVVITSDTHRQLGANLGFIGGSVFSGNEAALKDTQQTARYRYGMVIDAPTLLLRDGKHVLTTARYFIWVSRRTGDLGVLVWAMDDPGPGADFRLIDATPQLLPPNLHENRRMHVDGGQFNMLGIPSATAFAVESLPPGTDVPFSPELAKAACVRTFDQQKYVALLTQVAKAVAQTAPAP; encoded by the coding sequence ATGAGAAACAGCACCGTCCGGGCCCTGCTCGCTCTGCCTGCACTCGCGCTTTACGCCTCTAGCTGCCTGGCCCAAGGGGGCGCCGGCTGGGACTTCCAGCCGCGACCGTTGACGCGCATCCCCAGCGGCGTGGTGGTGGGGGGCGACACCGTGCAGGGGTGGTCGAACCCGATTTTGTTCGTCCGCGGCCAGCTCACCTCCGGCGACCTCAGCGTGGTCAACAGCACCGTCACGCGGTACGCCGAGCTGTTCAACCTGATCCTGCTGGCCAACGTGGTGCAGCAGGGCGACGATGGCTACGTGCTAGAGAAGGCCGCGATCGGCTTCTCTACTTCGATCGGGGGACGCAACGTCGTGATCACCAGCGACACGCACCGCCAGCTTGGGGCCAACCTTGGCTTCATCGGCGGCTCGGTCTTCTCGGGGAACGAAGCGGCCCTCAAGGACACGCAGCAAACCGCCCGCTACAGGTACGGGATGGTGATCGACGCGCCGACGCTCCTGCTGCGCGACGGCAAGCACGTGCTGACGACGGCGCGGTACTTCATCTGGGTCTCGCGGCGGACGGGCGACCTGGGCGTGCTGGTCTGGGCGATGGACGACCCGGGCCCCGGCGCCGACTTCCGCCTGATCGACGCCACGCCCCAACTGCTGCCCCCCAACCTGCACGAGAACCGCCGGATGCACGTCGACGGCGGCCAGTTCAACATGCTCGGCATCCCCAGCGCCACGGCGTTTGCCGTCGAGTCGCTCCCGCCGGGGACCGACGTGCCCTTCTCCCCCGAGCTGGCCAAGGCCGCCTGCGTGCGGACGTTCGACCAGCAGAAGTACGTGGCTTTGCTCACTCAGGTGGCCAAAGCGGTGGCGCAAACGGCGCCGGCCCCCTAG
- a CDS encoding S49 family peptidase yields MPRSAPTLLIHTRHGVALLALLVAGCSNHPAYVCMRGDITAKGAMKTSTVIDNNVTPVAARALPRSPKCSPKIAVIDVDGVLVNRNLVGLQSMGENPVALFREKLDAAAADPCVAAVVLRINSPGGGVTATDMMRHDLVAFKLRTGLPVIACLMDVGAGGAYCLATAADTVYAHPTTVTGGLGVILNLYDMEDALSQQNIFERAIKSGAMVDIGSPTRAMVEEEKTVLEDIAKQYHRRLRATVMEARSQLVQRLPEEVPVPGDRNGATGASAPTGKLPNEFAGTVFDGRVFTSEQALHFGLIDNVGYLDDALAAARGLGGVTTAKTVLYRRNTDRALTPYDITQNTPGGGLLPLSIPGYDRAQLPMFLYIWQPEPLYEKNGGP; encoded by the coding sequence ATGCCCCGTTCTGCCCCCACTCTGCTAATCCACACACGCCACGGCGTCGCGCTGCTCGCGTTGCTTGTGGCGGGTTGCTCGAACCACCCGGCGTACGTCTGCATGCGCGGCGATATCACCGCCAAAGGGGCGATGAAGACGTCGACGGTGATCGACAACAACGTCACCCCGGTTGCTGCTAGGGCGCTGCCGCGCAGCCCCAAGTGCTCCCCGAAGATCGCGGTGATCGACGTCGATGGGGTGCTGGTGAACCGCAACCTCGTGGGCCTGCAGTCGATGGGCGAGAACCCCGTGGCGCTGTTCCGCGAGAAGCTGGACGCCGCGGCCGCCGACCCCTGCGTGGCGGCCGTCGTGCTGCGGATCAACAGCCCCGGCGGCGGGGTCACGGCGACCGACATGATGCGACACGACCTGGTCGCCTTCAAGCTACGCACCGGGCTGCCGGTGATCGCATGTTTGATGGACGTCGGCGCCGGCGGCGCCTACTGCCTAGCAACCGCTGCCGATACGGTGTACGCGCACCCAACCACGGTGACCGGCGGGCTAGGGGTGATCTTGAACCTCTACGATATGGAGGACGCCCTAAGCCAGCAGAACATCTTCGAGCGCGCAATCAAGAGCGGCGCGATGGTCGATATCGGCAGCCCGACGCGCGCCATGGTCGAAGAAGAGAAAACCGTGCTGGAGGATATCGCCAAGCAGTACCACCGCCGGCTCCGAGCGACCGTGATGGAGGCGCGATCACAACTGGTTCAGCGACTGCCCGAAGAAGTACCCGTGCCTGGCGACCGCAACGGGGCGACCGGCGCTAGTGCTCCCACCGGCAAGCTGCCCAACGAGTTCGCCGGCACCGTATTCGATGGGCGGGTGTTTACCTCTGAGCAGGCCCTACACTTCGGCTTGATCGACAACGTCGGCTATCTTGACGACGCGCTGGCCGCGGCGCGTGGCCTCGGGGGGGTTACGACCGCGAAGACGGTGCTCTACCGACGCAATACGGACCGCGCGCTTACTCCGTACGACATTACACAGAACACACCCGGAGGCGGCCTGCTGCCGCTTAGTATCCCGGGCTACGACCGTGCACAGCTACCGATGTTCCTCTACATCTGGCAGCCAGAGCCGCTGTACGAAAAGAATGGCGGCCCTTGA
- a CDS encoding 30S ribosomal protein S1 yields MSEELKPEASGPVASDPSGPQQVEGAPPAGQPQEAAPEQAAPEQAAMPRPDEPAPAEAPAAQPSVDPAPVADQSVEQAPGQSALPTPAADQGSFEPVHIEPAPVVSEMVSEALASATGTEPTADDARPSERIKIGGRTVDEPAVAKPVSPGPAGDRPREPSSPPPGKYPPPNIRSQLSDDLQAEFDAMVAGQEVGEILDNASSREAVREIAAETRLTCTISKIHGEDVFVDLGGVKQGLLPMRQFGETPPEVGAQVEVVVIKLNADEGYYEVTMPTGTVDVGNWDEVQEGQVVEVNITGVNKGGLECQVAGIRGFMPMGQISIYRVEQPEEYVGQRLSCVITEAKKSRKNLVLSHRALMERERAENREKLLAEIAPGQTREGVVRSLRDFGAFVDLGGVDGMVHVSKLSWERVNHPKDVLTEGQTIKVKVEKIDRETGKIALSYRESVANPWETVESDFPVGSNAKGTVSKTMDFGAFVRLAPGVEGLIHISELDHGRVMRTTDVVTEGQQVEAKVVSVDLEKQRIGLSLRALKARPEREQSRPEPEAEPEPQENRPRMDRSKLKGGMSHKSGGDKFGLRW; encoded by the coding sequence ATGTCTGAAGAGTTGAAGCCGGAAGCGTCTGGTCCCGTCGCTAGCGACCCGTCTGGTCCCCAGCAGGTCGAAGGGGCGCCCCCCGCGGGGCAGCCGCAGGAGGCCGCCCCCGAGCAGGCAGCCCCCGAGCAGGCCGCCATGCCGCGGCCCGACGAGCCCGCGCCAGCCGAGGCCCCCGCGGCGCAGCCGTCGGTTGATCCGGCGCCCGTCGCTGATCAATCCGTTGAGCAAGCGCCGGGTCAATCCGCTTTGCCGACGCCCGCGGCTGACCAGGGCTCGTTCGAGCCGGTGCATATCGAGCCGGCGCCGGTTGTCAGCGAGATGGTGTCCGAAGCGCTCGCCAGCGCGACGGGGACCGAGCCGACCGCAGACGACGCCCGTCCCAGCGAGCGGATCAAGATCGGCGGTCGCACGGTAGATGAGCCCGCTGTCGCCAAGCCGGTGTCGCCCGGCCCCGCCGGTGACAGGCCGCGCGAGCCCAGCTCCCCCCCTCCGGGCAAGTACCCCCCACCGAACATCCGCAGCCAGCTTAGCGACGACCTGCAGGCAGAGTTCGACGCGATGGTCGCCGGGCAAGAAGTGGGCGAGATCCTCGACAACGCCTCTTCGCGCGAAGCGGTCCGCGAGATCGCGGCCGAGACTCGCCTCACCTGCACCATCAGCAAGATCCACGGCGAAGACGTGTTCGTCGACCTCGGCGGCGTCAAACAGGGGCTGCTGCCGATGCGGCAGTTCGGCGAGACCCCGCCGGAGGTGGGCGCCCAGGTCGAAGTGGTTGTCATCAAGCTCAACGCCGACGAGGGCTACTACGAAGTCACGATGCCGACCGGCACGGTCGACGTCGGCAACTGGGACGAGGTTCAAGAGGGCCAGGTCGTAGAGGTCAACATCACCGGCGTGAACAAGGGGGGCCTGGAGTGCCAGGTGGCCGGCATCCGCGGCTTCATGCCGATGGGGCAGATCTCGATCTACCGCGTTGAGCAGCCCGAGGAGTACGTCGGTCAGCGGCTGAGCTGCGTGATCACCGAGGCCAAGAAGAGCCGCAAGAACCTGGTGCTCAGCCACCGTGCGCTGATGGAGCGCGAGCGGGCCGAGAACCGCGAGAAGCTGCTGGCGGAGATCGCCCCCGGCCAGACCCGCGAAGGGGTGGTCCGCAGCCTCCGCGACTTTGGCGCGTTTGTTGACCTGGGGGGCGTCGACGGCATGGTGCACGTCAGCAAGCTGAGCTGGGAGCGGGTGAACCACCCCAAGGACGTGCTCACCGAGGGTCAGACGATTAAGGTCAAGGTAGAAAAGATCGACCGCGAGACCGGCAAGATCGCGCTGAGCTACCGCGAGTCGGTCGCCAACCCCTGGGAAACGGTCGAGAGCGATTTCCCGGTCGGCTCCAACGCCAAGGGGACCGTCTCGAAGACGATGGACTTCGGCGCCTTTGTCCGGCTGGCGCCGGGCGTCGAGGGGCTGATCCACATCTCGGAGCTCGACCACGGCCGGGTGATGCGCACGACCGACGTCGTGACCGAGGGCCAGCAGGTCGAGGCCAAGGTGGTGAGCGTCGACCTGGAGAAACAGCGGATCGGCCTGTCGCTGCGGGCGCTCAAGGCGCGGCCCGAACGGGAGCAGTCCCGCCCCGAGCCCGAGGCAGAACCGGAGCCGCAGGAGAACCGCCCGCGGATGGACCGTTCGAAGCTCAAGGGGGGGATGAGCCACAAGTCGGGCGGCGACAAGTTCGGCCTGCGTTGGTAG
- a CDS encoding ABC transporter permease, giving the protein MNFISFLFRNVMRRKWRSFLTASAVAIAVASVVALVGISTGFLDTFKSFYQELGIDMLVTREGGARKLTSAIPEEISDKIAALPGVKDVIPGSVDIISLNDYGLQVVPVNGLVPGTFVFDHYRMTSGRKLTVDDGAAAMLGAGLAKAVEKNVGDTLELIPGEPYEIVGIYEADSQLDNAAVVLSLKQHQYMMDREGQVTGISIVLDDPNDKEAMARIKSEVEKMERGIVAKPTKEHVENLQEIRLAIGMAWLTSAIAMVVGTLGMLNTMIMSLQERTGEIGLLRAVGWTRSRVGKMILGESVLLSVFGGLLGVGVAFLIVWLLTLLPQAMMVNSRIDSAVVGQGMAVAVIVGVLGGVIPAMHATKLAPADALRQSH; this is encoded by the coding sequence ATGAACTTCATTTCGTTCTTGTTCCGCAACGTCATGCGCCGCAAATGGCGGTCGTTCTTGACCGCAAGCGCGGTGGCGATCGCGGTGGCGAGCGTAGTGGCGCTTGTCGGCATCTCGACGGGGTTCCTCGACACCTTTAAGAGCTTCTACCAGGAACTGGGCATCGACATGCTGGTGACCCGCGAGGGGGGCGCCCGCAAGCTCACCAGCGCCATCCCCGAGGAGATCTCGGACAAGATCGCTGCGCTGCCGGGCGTGAAAGACGTGATCCCCGGTTCGGTCGACATCATCTCGCTCAACGACTACGGCCTGCAGGTGGTGCCCGTGAACGGGCTGGTGCCCGGCACGTTTGTGTTCGACCACTACCGGATGACGTCGGGCCGCAAGCTAACGGTCGACGACGGGGCGGCGGCGATGCTGGGCGCAGGACTCGCCAAGGCGGTCGAGAAGAACGTCGGCGACACGCTGGAGCTGATCCCCGGCGAGCCGTACGAGATCGTCGGTATCTACGAGGCGGACAGCCAGCTCGACAACGCGGCGGTCGTGCTCTCGCTCAAGCAGCACCAGTACATGATGGACCGCGAGGGGCAGGTAACCGGCATCAGCATCGTGCTGGACGATCCCAACGATAAAGAGGCGATGGCGCGGATCAAGTCTGAGGTAGAGAAGATGGAGCGCGGCATCGTCGCCAAGCCCACCAAGGAGCACGTGGAGAACCTGCAGGAGATCCGGCTCGCGATCGGCATGGCGTGGCTCACCAGCGCCATCGCGATGGTGGTCGGCACGCTCGGGATGCTCAACACGATGATTATGTCGCTGCAAGAACGCACCGGCGAGATCGGCCTGTTGCGCGCCGTCGGCTGGACCCGCAGCCGGGTCGGCAAGATGATCCTCGGCGAGTCGGTGTTGCTGAGCGTTTTTGGGGGGCTGTTGGGGGTAGGGGTGGCCTTCCTGATCGTGTGGCTGCTGACCCTGCTGCCCCAGGCGATGATGGTCAATTCGCGGATCGACTCGGCCGTCGTCGGCCAGGGGATGGCCGTGGCGGTGATCGTCGGCGTCCTCGGCGGCGTAATCCCGGCGATGCACGCCACCAAGCTGGCGCCCGCGGACGCGCTGCGGCAATCACACTGA